From Desulfonatronum sp. SC1, a single genomic window includes:
- a CDS encoding DEAD/DEAH box helicase: MNFESFALDKRIMVGVSRAGYQIPTPIQIQAIPPLLEGRDVLGLAQTGTGKTAAFALPILQKLLALDVAKQGPVRVLVLAPTRELAVQIHENFVELGAETGMRCAAVFGGVSQNPQVKTLSRATIVTACPGRLLDLMNQKLVDLSKVDTLVLDEADRMLDMGFAPDIRRIVSRLPGKRQTMLFSATMPDEIRKLTREYLRDPVEVKAEITDRKASISHAFYPVPGHLKAGLLEELLRSTDHETMLVFTRTKHRAKSLARKLEGKGWAATFLQGNMSQNRRQEAMTGLRTGKYTIMVATDIASRGIDCERITHVINFDMPDTTESYTHRIGRTGRAERTGEALSLVTREDDEQVRAIERKFGGKIERRTLEGFDYAAPGSVEPDRDRERPRQSRSTYGRSGTSRGMSQGQSQGQSQGRSQGYSQGRSRGGAESRAR, translated from the coding sequence GTGAATTTTGAATCATTTGCGCTGGATAAGCGCATCATGGTCGGCGTTTCTCGCGCCGGTTACCAGATCCCGACCCCCATCCAGATCCAGGCCATTCCGCCGTTGCTGGAAGGGCGGGACGTTCTCGGTCTGGCTCAGACCGGCACGGGCAAGACCGCTGCCTTTGCCTTACCCATTTTACAAAAACTGCTCGCCCTGGATGTTGCCAAACAGGGACCGGTCCGAGTTTTGGTTCTGGCCCCGACCAGGGAACTGGCCGTGCAGATCCATGAGAACTTCGTGGAATTGGGCGCTGAAACCGGGATGCGTTGCGCCGCGGTCTTCGGCGGCGTGAGCCAGAACCCCCAGGTCAAGACCCTGAGCCGGGCGACCATCGTCACGGCCTGCCCGGGTCGTTTGCTGGACCTGATGAACCAGAAGCTGGTGGATCTGTCCAAGGTGGACACCCTGGTCCTGGACGAGGCGGACCGGATGCTGGACATGGGCTTTGCCCCGGACATCCGGCGCATCGTCTCCCGGTTGCCCGGCAAGCGCCAGACCATGCTTTTTTCCGCGACCATGCCCGATGAGATCCGGAAGCTGACCAGGGAATACCTGCGTGACCCGGTGGAGGTGAAGGCCGAGATCACGGACCGCAAGGCGTCCATCTCCCATGCGTTTTATCCCGTGCCGGGCCATCTCAAGGCCGGGCTGCTGGAAGAGCTGCTGCGGTCCACGGACCACGAAACCATGCTGGTCTTCACCCGGACCAAGCACCGGGCCAAATCCCTGGCCAGAAAGCTGGAGGGCAAGGGCTGGGCCGCCACGTTCCTGCAGGGCAACATGTCCCAGAATCGCCGTCAGGAGGCCATGACCGGCCTACGCACCGGCAAGTACACGATCATGGTGGCCACGGACATCGCCTCCCGGGGCATTGACTGCGAACGGATCACCCACGTGATCAACTTCGACATGCCGGACACCACCGAGAGCTACACCCATCGCATCGGCCGCACCGGTCGGGCCGAGCGCACAGGCGAAGCCCTGTCCCTGGTCACCCGTGAGGACGACGAGCAGGTCCGGGCCATTGAGCGCAAGTTCGGTGGAAAAATCGAACGACGAACCCTGGAAGGCTTCGACTACGCCGCGCCCGGCAGCGTGGAGCCGGACCGGGACCGGGAGCGTCCCCGCCAGAGCCGATCGACATACGGTCGGTCCGGTACGTCGCGTGGGATGTCCCAGGGCCAGTCCCAGGGTCAGTCCCAGGGCCGGTCCCAGGGCTACTCCCAGGGTCGGTCCCGAGGTGGGGCTGAAAGCAGGGCTCGGTAG
- a CDS encoding bifunctional GNAT family N-acetyltransferase/carbon-nitrogen hydrolase family protein: protein MSKTVSHKLNLRNLRIEDYTDVKAMMERVYRTVDTPWDKSQIEAMIHRFPEGQICIEDKGRAVAVALTMMIDYADYVGKHTYMQVVGDGTLSNHDPEGDYLYGIEIIVDPEYQGMRLGRRLYDARKELCEKLNVRGIIVGGRIPGYRKFKDEISPQEYINRVKRKEIYDPVLSFQLSNDFHIKRLLKNYYPSDHQSEGNAVLLEWNNIYYEAKTRLIGGRKTVVRLGAVQWQMRRFASFEDFQQQVEFFVDTVSDYGTDLVLFPELFNAPLIAQYENESPPEAMRRLGEYTEELREELLRLALAYNINIVSGSVPEYRDHKLYNVSFLCRRNGTWDAQYKLHITPEEHRSWGLTGGEALKTFDTDIGRIGILICYDIEFPELARLLVERGANILLVPFWTDTKNAYLRVRLCAQARAIENECYVVISGSVGNIPKVETMGIQYSQSAIFTPSDFAFPHDAIAAETTPNTETTLITDVDLDLLKELRRQGSVRNMKSRRRDLYRLKWIGH from the coding sequence ATGTCAAAAACCGTCTCCCACAAACTGAACCTGCGCAACCTGCGCATCGAGGACTATACCGACGTCAAGGCCATGATGGAGCGGGTTTACCGGACCGTGGACACCCCCTGGGACAAATCCCAGATCGAGGCCATGATCCACCGGTTTCCCGAGGGCCAGATCTGCATCGAGGACAAGGGCCGGGCCGTGGCCGTGGCCCTGACCATGATGATCGACTACGCGGACTACGTCGGCAAGCACACCTACATGCAGGTGGTGGGCGACGGCACCCTGTCCAACCATGACCCCGAGGGGGACTACCTCTACGGCATCGAGATCATCGTCGATCCAGAATACCAGGGCATGCGTCTGGGCCGCAGGCTGTATGACGCCCGCAAGGAACTCTGCGAAAAGCTGAATGTGCGAGGGATCATCGTCGGCGGGCGGATTCCGGGATACCGCAAGTTCAAGGACGAAATCTCCCCGCAGGAATACATCAACCGGGTCAAGCGCAAGGAAATTTACGATCCGGTGCTCTCCTTCCAGCTCTCCAACGATTTCCACATCAAGCGCCTGCTCAAGAACTATTACCCATCGGATCACCAGTCCGAGGGCAACGCGGTGCTCCTGGAGTGGAACAACATCTATTACGAAGCCAAGACCCGGCTGATCGGCGGACGCAAGACCGTGGTCCGGCTGGGCGCGGTCCAGTGGCAGATGCGCCGCTTCGCGTCCTTCGAGGATTTCCAGCAACAGGTGGAGTTCTTCGTGGACACGGTTTCGGACTACGGCACGGACCTGGTCCTGTTTCCGGAACTGTTCAACGCCCCGCTCATCGCCCAGTACGAAAACGAAAGTCCGCCGGAAGCCATGCGCCGCCTGGGCGAGTACACCGAGGAACTGCGCGAGGAACTGCTGCGCCTGGCCCTGGCCTACAACATCAACATTGTCAGCGGGTCGGTGCCGGAATATCGGGATCACAAGTTGTACAACGTCTCCTTTCTCTGTCGCCGGAACGGAACCTGGGACGCCCAGTACAAGCTGCACATCACGCCCGAGGAGCATCGCTCCTGGGGCCTGACCGGCGGCGAGGCGCTGAAGACTTTCGATACGGACATCGGCCGGATCGGCATCCTGATCTGCTATGACATCGAATTCCCGGAGCTGGCCCGGCTGCTGGTGGAGCGCGGCGCGAACATTCTCCTGGTTCCCTTCTGGACGGACACCAAGAACGCCTATCTGCGGGTGCGCCTCTGCGCCCAGGCCCGGGCCATCGAGAACGAATGCTACGTGGTCATCTCCGGCAGCGTGGGCAACATTCCCAAGGTGGAAACCATGGGCATCCAGTACTCCCAGTCCGCCATCTTCACCCCCTCGGACTTCGCCTTTCCCCACGACGCCATTGCCGCGGAAACCACCCCGAACACGGAAACCACCCTGATCACGGACGTGGACCTGGACCTGCTCAAGGAACTGCGCCGCCAGGGCAGCGTGCGGAACATGAAGAGCCGACGGCGGGATCTGTATCGGCTGAAGTGGATCGGCCATTGA
- a CDS encoding DNA topoisomerase encodes MKTLILAEKPSAGRDLARVLKIAPAKARSQAFLEDERYVVSWMIGHLLGYAYPGEQNQAWLRWSFATLPMFPERFLLKELPNTARQVEILRGLLAREDVGEIIVATDAGREGELIFRHLYDYLGCTKPFRRLWILDNTDAGIRKAFAELQPGQRFDNLAASARARSESDWLVGMNFSRAYTIKGGDKFSIGRVQTPVLALLVHRRKAIDAFVSDPFFTCTATLSPLPPAQGDPFPAQVLAPPDFAGDRFKTKQEAQDQAVKVDGLDGVVATLEQKDVTIAAPLLYDLTALQKEANAKYGFSAKQTLDMAQKLYEAEKVITYPRTDSRYITQEIFKEMPQRLAALPKGYKPLTDLALERLKTHKTFACVNDAKVTDHYAILPTGKTPSSGMDQRLKQIYDLVARRLIAAFLPAAKVRNTKMLLDVDGQKLQAAGKVFLDSGWLVAEPWRKGDDVVLPALEQGDPIHVDATEVKASKTKPPSHFTEKTLLAAMERGDFETPGPQAGDDATGNGHGESESGRETALNSIMGLEDQSRPAPAVGIGRPSTRAAIIELLVERGYVRRDKKRLIATDTGITLIDFVESTVPQLTSAKVTHVWEKALEDIAQGRDDPREFIARIKQFTTQG; translated from the coding sequence ATGAAAACCCTGATCCTGGCGGAAAAGCCCTCTGCCGGCCGAGACCTGGCACGGGTGCTCAAGATCGCCCCGGCCAAGGCCCGTTCCCAGGCCTTTCTGGAGGACGAGCGGTACGTGGTGTCCTGGATGATCGGCCATCTGCTGGGCTACGCCTACCCCGGCGAGCAGAACCAGGCCTGGCTGCGATGGTCCTTCGCCACCTTGCCCATGTTTCCGGAACGCTTCCTGCTCAAGGAACTGCCGAACACGGCCCGGCAGGTTGAAATCCTGCGCGGCCTGCTGGCCAGGGAGGACGTGGGCGAGATCATCGTAGCCACGGACGCTGGCCGGGAGGGCGAGCTGATCTTCCGCCATCTTTACGATTACCTGGGCTGTACCAAACCCTTCCGCCGTTTGTGGATTCTGGACAATACCGACGCCGGGATCCGCAAGGCCTTCGCCGAGCTGCAACCGGGGCAACGCTTCGACAACCTGGCAGCCTCGGCCCGGGCCCGCTCGGAGTCCGACTGGCTGGTAGGCATGAACTTCTCCCGGGCCTACACCATCAAGGGCGGGGACAAGTTCAGCATCGGCCGGGTCCAGACCCCGGTCCTGGCCCTGCTGGTCCATCGGCGCAAGGCCATCGACGCCTTTGTCTCCGACCCCTTTTTCACCTGCACGGCCACGCTCTCCCCCCTGCCGCCCGCCCAGGGCGATCCCTTCCCGGCCCAGGTTCTGGCCCCGCCGGATTTTGCCGGGGATCGGTTCAAAACCAAACAGGAAGCCCAGGATCAGGCCGTCAAGGTGGACGGCCTGGACGGAGTGGTCGCGACCCTGGAGCAGAAAGACGTGACCATCGCCGCGCCCCTGCTCTACGACCTGACCGCGCTGCAGAAGGAGGCCAACGCCAAATACGGCTTTTCGGCCAAACAGACCCTGGACATGGCCCAGAAGCTCTACGAGGCGGAGAAGGTGATCACCTATCCGCGCACGGACAGCCGGTACATCACCCAGGAAATCTTCAAGGAAATGCCCCAGCGGTTGGCCGCCCTGCCCAAAGGCTACAAGCCCCTGACCGACCTGGCCCTGGAACGCCTGAAAACCCACAAGACCTTTGCCTGCGTTAACGACGCCAAGGTCACGGACCACTACGCCATCCTGCCCACGGGCAAGACGCCCTCCTCGGGCATGGATCAGCGCCTGAAGCAGATCTACGACCTGGTGGCCCGGCGGCTCATCGCCGCGTTCCTGCCCGCGGCCAAGGTCCGCAACACGAAAATGCTCCTGGACGTTGACGGGCAAAAGCTCCAGGCCGCGGGCAAGGTCTTCCTGGACTCCGGCTGGCTGGTGGCCGAGCCCTGGCGCAAGGGCGACGACGTGGTCCTCCCGGCCCTGGAGCAAGGCGACCCGATTCATGTGGACGCCACCGAGGTCAAGGCCAGCAAGACCAAGCCCCCATCCCACTTCACGGAAAAGACCCTCCTGGCGGCCATGGAGCGTGGGGATTTTGAAACGCCGGGGCCGCAAGCGGGCGACGACGCTACGGGCAATGGACACGGCGAATCCGAATCCGGCCGGGAAACCGCGCTGAACTCCATCATGGGCCTGGAGGACCAATCCCGTCCCGCCCCGGCCGTGGGCATCGGCCGACCCTCCACCCGGGCCGCGATCATCGAACTGCTGGTGGAGCGCGGCTACGTGCGCCGGGACAAGAAGCGCCTCATTGCCACGGACACCGGGATCACCCTGATCGACTTCGTGGAATCCACCGTCCCCCAACTCACCTCG